From a single Glycine soja cultivar W05 chromosome 19, ASM419377v2, whole genome shotgun sequence genomic region:
- the LOC114398505 gene encoding uncharacterized protein LOC114398505 has product MANFALFSFMDGFSSYNQIKIASEDMEKMTFVALWGTFCYKVISSGATYQGAMVALFHDMMHKEIKVYVDDMLPSQKLRRNTLSTYKSCSRGCKRIEVDPDKVKAILEMPEPRTEKQVLLSEFDIVYVTQKAIKGSALVDYLAQQPINDYQPMHLELPDEDIMTLFKEEVEDEDRDKWIVWFDGMSNALGHGVGAILVTPDDQLAINFNVKLLTVYGNSALVIHQLRGEWETKDHMLIHYQAYIKKLIGFFDDISFHHIPREENQMADTLATLASMFQLTPHGDLSYIELKCRGKPTHCYLIEEEQDGKPWYFDMKRYIEDKEYPQEAFDNDKRMLQRLVASFFLSGNILYKRNHDMVLLRCVDAREVEKMLVEVHEGSFGTHAMARKILRQGVTGSLWKTIVASV; this is encoded by the exons ATGGCCAATTTTGCCCTGTTTTCTTTCATGGACGGGTTCTCAAGCTATAACCAAATAAAGATAGCGTCAGAGGACATGGAAAAGATGACCTTCGTCGCCctgtggggaacattctgctacaaagtgataTCCTCTGGGGCAACTTACCAAGGGGCTATGGTAGCAttattccacgacatgatgcacaAAGAAATTAAGGTCTACGTGGATGATATGTTGCCAAGTCAAAAactgaggaggaacaccttgtcaacttacAAAAGTTGTTCGCGAGGCTGC AAaaggatagaggtggacccggacaaggtgaaagccatccttgaaatgcccgAGCCACGCACTGAAAAGCAG GTTCTGCTGTCAGAATTCGACATTGTTTATGTCactcaaaaggcgataaaagggaGTGCTTTGGTAGATTACCTGGCTCAACAGCCCATCAATGACTACCAGCCTATGCATCTAGAgctcccggatgaggacatcatgaccttgttcAAAGAGGAGGTAGAGGATGAAGATAGGGACAAATGGATTGTGTGGTTTGACGGCATGTCTAACGCACTAGGCCATGGAGTTGGAGCGATTTTGGTTACCCCCGATGATCAAT TGGCAATTAACTTCAATGTCAAGTTGCTCACGGTGTATGGGAACTCGGCCTTGGTAATCCaccagttgagaggagaatgggagacCAAGGATCATATGTTGATACACtaccaagcctatatcaagAAACTGATAGGATTCTTCGATGACATATCCTTTCATCATATTCCTAGAGAGGAGAATCAGATGGCCGATACCCTTGCCACTCTAGCGTCCATGTTCCAACTGACCCCGCACGGGGATTTGTCGTACATCGAATTGAAATGTCGCGGCAAGCCTACACATTGCTACTTGATAGAAGAGGAGCAAGATGGTAAACCTTGGTACTTCGATATGAAGCGATATATCGAAGACAAGGAATACCCACAGGAGGCTTTTGACAACGACAAGAGAATGTTGCAAAGGTTGGTAGCCAGCTTCTTCCTGAGTGGAAATATCTTGTACAAAAGGAACCATGATATGGTTCTGCtccgatgtgtggatgccagggaggttGAGAAGATGCTAGTTGAAGTGCATGAGGgatcctttgggacacatgccatgGCCCGAAAGATTCTGAGGCAGGGTGTTACCGGCTCTCTATGgaaaacaattgttgcatccgtgtga